A window of Ascaphus truei isolate aAscTru1 chromosome 16, aAscTru1.hap1, whole genome shotgun sequence contains these coding sequences:
- the CRADD gene encoding death domain-containing protein CRADD isoform X1: MFCTVQMMDSRHKHLLRRQRLELCAEGLAEGLVPQYLLQEGIITDNQLEEISSQPTSQRRTMRLLDILPTRGPKAFEVFLDSLKEFPWVQENLERLCKENHDSQVGRTVEVPTKLLLGSPTDKQLSLLAGRLGPEWEQIVIHLGLDTSDLYRCKMHHPHSVQSQVMEAMVKWKQRMGSKATVQRLWDALQAAEVDPSVMQQVLQ, encoded by the exons ATGTTTTGTACTGTACAG ATGATGGATTCCAGACACAAGCATCTGCTGAGGAGGCAGCGTCTGGAGTTGTGTGCTGAGGGTCTAGCAGAAGGACTTGTCCCTCAATATCTACTCCAAGAAGGTATCATCACAGATAACCAACTGGAGGAGATTTCATCCCAGCCCACCAGCCAGCGAAGGACCATGAGACTACTGGACATTCTCCCCACCCGCGGTCCAAAGGCTTTTGAggtcttcctggactccttgaaGGAGTTCCCCTGGGTCCAGGAGAACTTGGAAAGACTGTGCAAGGAGAACCACGATTCTCAAGTGGGAAGGACTGTGGAAGTTCCAACAAAGCTCCTTCTTGGCTCCCCCACAGATAAGCAGCTGAGCCTCCTGGCTGGTAGACTGGGGCCAGAGTGGGAGCAGATAGTGATTCATCTGGGACTGGACACCAGTGACCTATATAGGTGTAAGATGCACCATCCTCACAGTGTGCAGTCACAGGTCATGGAAGCAATGGTCAAGTGGAAGCAGCGGATGGGAAGCAAAGCCACAGTGCAGCGTCTGTGGGACGCTCTGCAAGCAGCTGAAGTTGATCCGTCGGTGATGCAACAAGTGCTACAGTGA
- the CRADD gene encoding death domain-containing protein CRADD isoform X2, producing MMDSRHKHLLRRQRLELCAEGLAEGLVPQYLLQEGIITDNQLEEISSQPTSQRRTMRLLDILPTRGPKAFEVFLDSLKEFPWVQENLERLCKENHDSQVGRTVEVPTKLLLGSPTDKQLSLLAGRLGPEWEQIVIHLGLDTSDLYRCKMHHPHSVQSQVMEAMVKWKQRMGSKATVQRLWDALQAAEVDPSVMQQVLQ from the coding sequence ATGATGGATTCCAGACACAAGCATCTGCTGAGGAGGCAGCGTCTGGAGTTGTGTGCTGAGGGTCTAGCAGAAGGACTTGTCCCTCAATATCTACTCCAAGAAGGTATCATCACAGATAACCAACTGGAGGAGATTTCATCCCAGCCCACCAGCCAGCGAAGGACCATGAGACTACTGGACATTCTCCCCACCCGCGGTCCAAAGGCTTTTGAggtcttcctggactccttgaaGGAGTTCCCCTGGGTCCAGGAGAACTTGGAAAGACTGTGCAAGGAGAACCACGATTCTCAAGTGGGAAGGACTGTGGAAGTTCCAACAAAGCTCCTTCTTGGCTCCCCCACAGATAAGCAGCTGAGCCTCCTGGCTGGTAGACTGGGGCCAGAGTGGGAGCAGATAGTGATTCATCTGGGACTGGACACCAGTGACCTATATAGGTGTAAGATGCACCATCCTCACAGTGTGCAGTCACAGGTCATGGAAGCAATGGTCAAGTGGAAGCAGCGGATGGGAAGCAAAGCCACAGTGCAGCGTCTGTGGGACGCTCTGCAAGCAGCTGAAGTTGATCCGTCGGTGATGCAACAAGTGCTACAGTGA